The proteins below are encoded in one region of Deltaproteobacteria bacterium:
- a CDS encoding VOC family protein, with translation MNELCWISLQVPNLEASRAFWRDVIGLPEKSYTSSWVEMELRPGLLLALHPVFYPNAMIKRGYDRGGPVLAIRVVNLEEMAALVLRHGARALGGSQEIPGGVSRDFEDPDGYVFELVELRS, from the coding sequence GTGAACGAGCTCTGCTGGATCAGCCTCCAGGTCCCGAATTTGGAGGCGTCGCGGGCTTTCTGGCGCGACGTCATCGGCCTGCCGGAGAAGTCGTATACGTCCTCATGGGTGGAGATGGAGTTGCGGCCAGGCCTTCTGCTTGCGCTCCATCCCGTCTTCTACCCGAACGCGATGATCAAGCGGGGCTACGATCGCGGCGGACCGGTGCTCGCCATCCGCGTGGTGAATCTCGAGGAGATGGCGGCCCTGGTCCTTCGGCACGGCGCGCGCGCGCTCGGCGGATCGCAGGAGATCCCCGGCGGCGTCTCCCGCGATTTCGAGGATCCCGACGGCTACGTCTTCGAGCTCGTCGAGCTGCGGAGCTGA
- a CDS encoding TIGR01777 family protein, whose amino-acid sequence MRVVVAGASGLIGSALTRALRERGDAAAALPRFASAPWTVEGADAVVNLAGASVAGKRWSPAYKKEIEQSRVLTTRAVVDAIRAAQRKPRVLINASAVGYYGGRGDEVLDESAAPGADFLANVGRQWEAEAQRAPVRSVQLRTGIVLSARGGALEKMLPPFKAFVGGPVGSGRQWFPWIHLADEVAAILWCIDREVTGPVNLAAPGIVTMKEFAKALGRALHRPSWAPVPAAPLRILLGEFASALLEGQRAVPKKLLDSGFRFRFDNVDAALRDLFPER is encoded by the coding sequence ATGCGTGTGGTGGTGGCGGGAGCGAGCGGACTGATCGGCAGTGCGCTGACCCGGGCGCTCAGGGAGCGGGGTGACGCGGCCGCGGCGCTTCCGCGCTTCGCAAGCGCGCCGTGGACCGTGGAAGGCGCGGACGCGGTCGTCAACCTCGCCGGGGCGAGCGTCGCCGGCAAGCGGTGGTCGCCCGCGTACAAGAAGGAGATCGAGCAGAGCCGCGTGCTCACCACGCGCGCTGTGGTGGATGCGATCCGCGCCGCGCAGCGCAAGCCGCGGGTGCTGATCAACGCCAGCGCCGTCGGCTACTACGGCGGTCGAGGAGATGAGGTCCTCGATGAGAGCGCGGCGCCGGGGGCGGACTTTCTCGCCAATGTCGGCCGGCAGTGGGAGGCGGAGGCCCAGCGCGCTCCGGTGCGCTCGGTCCAGCTCCGGACGGGCATCGTTCTCAGCGCCCGCGGCGGCGCGCTGGAGAAGATGCTGCCGCCCTTCAAGGCCTTCGTTGGCGGTCCCGTGGGGAGCGGAAGGCAGTGGTTCCCGTGGATCCACCTCGCCGACGAGGTGGCTGCGATTCTCTGGTGCATCGACCGGGAGGTGACCGGACCGGTGAACCTCGCCGCGCCGGGGATCGTGACCATGAAGGAGTTCGCAAAGGCTCTGGGCCGGGCGCTGCACCGCCCGTCGTGGGCGCCGGTGCCCGCGGCGCCGCTCAGGATCCTGCTCGGCGAGTTCGCCTCGGCGCTGCTGGAAGGGCAGCGCGCGGTGCCGAAGAAGTTGCTTGACTCGGGCTTCCGCTTCCGCTTCGACAACGTGGACGCGGCGCTGCGCGATCTCTTCCCGGAGCGGTGA